In Uranotaenia lowii strain MFRU-FL chromosome 2, ASM2978415v1, whole genome shotgun sequence, one genomic interval encodes:
- the LOC129750067 gene encoding cytochrome P450 9b2-like: MVFWALVIVVALVVTVYRWYTASFDYFEKNGIPFVKPFPQLWALLAKTMHVNEASALGYDQFREHRVSGMFSFRQPGYLVHDPELVKEITIKHFDHFTEHAHTCPVDVDPLLGRALFFMDGQRWKAGRTGLSPAFTGSKMRNMYGLLYGCIEGAMKRLLEDAKGQSMEKEFRDLTSRIGNDVITSISFGVEIDSVHNLNNEFYVRGKELAVTDGFQGLKILLLALVPPTFFRIFGLRVLPKETTNFYFDLVSKSIQHREKYGINRPDFITLMLQARKNELNEDKQEDESAQDAGFSTAQEHLQSSTETGYYTDEDIAGVTGSFFFGGIETTTTVICFALYEMSLNPDIQRKLHEEIESTQNQMDKSDKLSYETLLKLKYLDMVVSETLRKWPPLGVTNRVCVKPYTLTDYNGAKITVERGQTLQIPIASIHRDVKYYPDPYRFDPERFSEENRHKINQAAFLPFGSGPRNCIGSRLALMQVKCYLYLLLSNFRVEMSQKTDVPIKLDKGALTYHATNGFWFHLIPKV; this comes from the exons atggtgttttggGCCTTGGTGATTGTCGTTGCGCTCGTCGTTACAGTTTACCGTTGGTATACGGCAAGTTTCgattatttcgagaaaaatggAATCCCGTTCGTTAAACCGTTCCCTCAATTGTGGGCACTGTTGGCCAAAACAATGCACGTAAACGAAGCTTCCGCTTTGGGATATGATCAGTTCAGAGAGCATCGGGTTTCGGGGATGTTTTCCTTCCGGCAGCCCGGGTACTTGGTTCACGATCCGGAACTGGTTAAGGAGATAACGATCAAGCACTTTGATCATTTTACGGAGCATGCCCACACCTGTCCGGTAGATGTGGACCCGTTGCTAGGCAGGGCCCTGTTCTTTATGGATGGTCAACGTTGGAAGGCCGGAAGGACCGGTTTGAGTCCGGCCTTTACCGGCAGTAAAATGCGCAACATGTACGGGCTGCTGTACGGCTGCATTGAAGGGGCGATGAAGCGATTGCTGGAAGACGCCAAAGGTCAAAGCATGGAGAAGGAGTTCCGAGATTTGACATCTAG gaTCGGAAACGACGTCATCACGTCAATTTCCTTCGGTGTGGAAATCGACTCGGTGCATAACCTCAACAACGAGTTCTACGTTCGAGGCAAGGAGTTGGCAGTTACTGATGGGTTCCaaggtttgaagattttgctacTGGCACTCGTTCCGCCAACATTTTTCCGTATATTCGGACTCCGAGTTCTTCCAAAAGAAACTACGAACTTCTACTTCGACCTAGTGTCGAAAAGCATTCAACACCGCGAGAAATACGGCATCAACAGACCTGACTTCATCACTCTTATGCTCCAAGCAAGGAAAAACGAGCTGAACGAAGACAAGCAAGAAGACGAAAGCGCCCAAGACGCAGGATTCAGTACAGCACAAGAACATCTGCAATCGTCCACAGAAACCGGATACTACACGGACGAGGACATTGCCGGGGTCACCGGATCGTTCTTTTTCGGTGGAATCGAAACCACAACCACTGTAATCTGCTTCGCACTCTACGAAATGTCCCTCAACCCGGACATTCAACGAAAACTTCACGAAGAAATCGAAAGTACACAAAACCAAATGGACAAATCCGACAAACTCTCCTACGAAACATTGCTCAAGCTCAAATACCTGGACATGGTTGTTTCGGAGACCCTGCGCAAGTGGCCACCCCTAGGGGTCACCAACCGAGTTTGCGTTAAGCCTTACACGCTGACTGACTACAACGGAGCCAAGATCACCGTCGAACGGGGCCAGACGCTTCAAATTCCGATCGCTTCGATTCACCGGGATGTGAAGTATTATCCGGACCCGTATCGGTTCGATCCGGAACGGTTTTCCGAGGAGAATCGTCACAAGATCAACCAGGCTGCCTTCCTTCCCTTTGGCAGTGGACCGAGGAATTGTATCGGATCGAGATTGGCGCTGATGCAGGTCAAGTGCTATCTGTATCTGTTGTTGAGTAATTTCCGTGTTGAAATGTCCCAGAAGACGGATGTTCCGATCAAGCTGGATAAGGGAGCGCTGACCTATCATGCGACGAACGGATTTTGGTTCCACTTGATCCCGAAGGTTTAG